One Nostoc punctiforme PCC 73102 DNA window includes the following coding sequences:
- a CDS encoding DUF1257 domain-containing protein, with amino-acid sequence MSHFSTLRTKITDAEILKASLRDLGISVKTEADVRGYNGQRVRSDIVAMLDGEYDLGWSRNSDGSFDLIADLWGVAKKHNQTELINSINQKYAVNKTLAEVKQRGLQNANVKLVLQ; translated from the coding sequence ATGTCTCACTTTAGCACCCTGCGTACCAAGATCACCGATGCCGAAATCCTCAAAGCTTCTTTGCGCGACCTCGGTATCAGCGTAAAGACTGAAGCTGATGTCCGTGGTTATAACGGTCAGCGCGTCCGTTCTGACATTGTAGCTATGTTGGATGGCGAATATGACCTCGGCTGGTCTCGCAACAGCGATGGTTCTTTTGACCTAATCGCTGACCTGTGGGGCGTTGCTAAGAAGCACAACCAAACCGAGTTGATCAACTCAATCAACCAAAAGTATGCCGTTAACAAAACTTTGGCTGAAGTAAAACAGCGCGGTTTGCAAAACGCCAATGTGAAGTTGGTATTGCAATAA